In one Conger conger chromosome 5, fConCon1.1, whole genome shotgun sequence genomic region, the following are encoded:
- the LOC133128802 gene encoding ribonucleoprotein PTB-binding 2-like isoform X2 — protein MAAAFSGRPPTVFSLIKEYSSFPVSDSPETRLAEDSAIDKRCMRELPDLEPGEIQKRLEETHRELSNRRKIIIKHLPQDITSQEVHDILREYELKYCYVDRNKGTGTEAEMRAVHLLAVSFALTICCLPNKAFVTLMNGDQARDAIRSLHQTPVRGREITVQLQSTDALLCITGLPHTFTAGQFQELARVHGNLERCFLVYSERTGHSKGYGFAEYMKKDSASRARSELSGRRHGDRTLMAQWADANRLAADLLHSKCLHVDRLPADLRDSEELSRMFRGRHRPVFCQLAQNEDSHARGFAVLEYETAEQAEAVLMDMDRRTVRGQEVHVSLCPPGASGRSTLAALIAAQGTLWSSRKGLLPEPSLAQLLSSMSTPAALQVLGMPYQNGKHRGKVSRPQGAPFLHHPLSTALIHLGKLQQQNTLLGNGIVLQRLLQMQLAQQQLLRIKDKHISAVPSLLGDPSRVLLQNLLGLQATASTAVGLGQGLPGGSPREISHDAVQVCGLGPALYPPARRTLGLPSSEQSGAPATEIQPTPPGFPTQSLTRGTSRSLACTPNLQKNLHSTRNSASTASVTCGQTSLLGEPPKDVKLPSNPYLDLASVLPGVVLQGAGGGKAQSVQPRAGIHDANRLSTDLTTDYTHQYSPQYSQEAVQPWYQHYQAQDYARTALEGAASEYGHERNQASSWMSTRSTQLAAGSLSCVDYSTYTQPVGQYYSQPHLIQAGAHTHHRDTSKEGNPLKTPHSGIPHSVSNGSHPGDSLPTYGCVPTAPAYVTARTSGPGSAVCPETGQTPSDWSQFFCNQTHGQKHDYSQLLVPSCMGQLSQNHDQDYSKKRWQ, from the exons atggctgctgcgtTCTCAGGACGACCACCGACCGTGTTCTCACTAATCAAGGAGTATTCATCTTTCCCGGTCTCTGATAGCCCAGAAACGCGACTGGCCGAGGACTCCGCGATTGACAAACGGTGCATGCGAGAGTTACCTGATTTGGAGCCAGGTGAAATCCAGAAAAGGCTCGAAGAAACTCACAGGGAACTGAGCAACAGGAGGAAGATCATCATTAAACACCTGCCTCAGGATATTACCAGCCAG GAGGTTCACGACATTTTGCGAGAGTATGAGCTGAAGTACTGTTATGTGGACAGGAACAAGGGAACAG GGACCGAGGCTGAAATGAGAGCGGTCCATCTTCTGGCTGTGAGCTTTGCACTAACCATATGCTGTCTTCCAAACAAGG CCTTTGTGACCCTGATGAACGGAGACCAGGCCCGGGACGCTATCCGCTCCCTGCACCAGACCCCCGTGCGCGGCAGGGAGATCACGGTGCAGCTGCAGTCCACCGACGCCCTGCTCTGCATCACTGGCCTGCCCCACACCTTCACCGCCGGGCAGTTCCAGGAGCTGGCGCGCGTCCACGGCAACCTGGAGCGCTGCTTCCTGGTGTACAGCGAGCGGACGGGCCACTCCAAGGGCTACGGCTTCGCAGAGTACATGAAGAAGGACTCGGCCTCCCGAGCACGCTCAGAGCTGTCGGGCCGTCGCCACGGAGACCGCACCCTCATGGCGCAGTGGGCCGATGCCAACCGATTGGCCGCCGACCTCCTCCACTCAAAGTGCCTCCACGTCGACCGGCTGCCCGCTGACCTGCGCGACAGCGAGGAgctttccagaatgttccgcGGCCGGCACAGGCCGGTTTTCTGCCAG TTGGCACAGAACGAGGACAGCCACGCCCGGGGTTTCGCAGTGCTGGAGTACGAGACGGCCGAGCAGGCGGAGGCTGTGCTGATGGACATGGACAGACGGACGGTCAGGGGCCAGGAGGTCCACGTGTCCCTCTGTCCTCCAGGGGCCTCGGGTAGGAGCACGCTGGCTGCTCTGATCGCCGCCCAGGGCACG CTGTGGAGCAGTAGGAAAGGTCTGCTTCCAGAGCCCAGCCTGGCTCAGCTGCTGAGCAGCATGAGTACCCCTGCAGCCCTGCAGGTGCTGGGAATGCCCTATCAGAACGGCAAGCACAGAG GGAAAGTTAGCCGGCCACAGGGGGCGCCGTTTCTGCACCACCCTCTCTCCACAGCCCTCATCCATCTGGGCAAGCTACAGCAG CAGAACACCTTATTAGGAAACGGGATAGTTCTGCAGAGGCTTCTACAGATGCAGCTGGCCCAGCAACAGCTCCTACGCATCAAAGACAAACACATCAGTGCT GTGCCCAGCCTGCTTGGTGACCCTTCCAGAGTGTTGCTCCAGAATCTTTTGGGGTTGCAGGCCACGGCTTCCACAGCTGTGGGCCTGGGCCAGGGCCTACCAGGAGGCTCTCCCAGGG AAATCTCCCATGatgcagtgcaggtgtgtggccTGGGCCCTGCGCTATACCCCCCAGCCAGGCGAACCCTGGGCCTACCGAGCAGTGAGCAGAGTGGAGCCCCGGCGACTGAAATACAGCCCACACCGCCTGGGTTccccacacagagcctcacTCGGGGCACCAGCAGGTCTCTCGCATGTACCCCAAATCTGCAGAAAAACCTGCACAGCACCAGGAACAGCGCCTCCACTGCG AGTGTGACTTGTGGGCAGACATCGTTGCTGGGGGAGCCTCCCAAGGACGTGAAACTTCCCTCGAACCCGTATCTGGACCTGGCCAGTGTACTTCCTGGTGTAGTTCTACAAG GAGCTGGCGGCGGTAAAGCACAGAGCGTACAGCCGCGTGCCGGCATTCACGACGCTAACCGGCTCAGCACCGACCTCACCACTGACTACACCCACCAGTACAGTCCACAGTACTCGCAG GAAGCCGTGCAGCCATGGTACCAGCACTACCAAGCACAGGACTATGCCAGGACTGCACTGGAGGGTGCGGCCAGTGAATACGGCCACGAGCGTAACCAGGCAAGCTCATGGATGTCTACACGCTCAACACAGCTT GCAGCAGGTAGCCTGTCCTGTGTGGATTACAGcacctacacacagcctgtcgGTCAGTACTACTCTCAGCCACACCTGATACAGGCTGGAGCCCACACCCACCACAGGGACACAAGCAAG GAAGGCAATCCGTTAAAGACGCCCCACAGTGGAATACCACACTCTGTCAGTAATGGCAGCCACCCAGGGGACTCGCTGCCCACTTATGGCTGTGTACCCACCGCACCAGCGTACGTCACAGCGCGTACCTCCGGCCCTGGCTCTGCAGTCTGTCCCGAGACCGGACAGACGCCGTCCGACTGGAGCCAGTTTTTTTGT aACCAGACACACGGACAGAAGCACGATTACTCTCAGCTGCTTGTGCCATCCTGTATGGGCCAGCTCTCTCAGAACCATGACCAAGACTACTCTAAAAAGAGGTGGCAGTAG
- the LOC133128802 gene encoding ribonucleoprotein PTB-binding 2-like isoform X6: MAAAFSGRPPTVFSLIKEYSSFPVSDSPETRLAEDSAIDKRCMRELPDLEPGEIQKRLEETHRELSNRRKIIIKHLPQDITSQEVHDILREYELKYCYVDRNKGTAFVTLMNGDQARDAIRSLHQTPVRGREITVQLQSTDALLCITGLPHTFTAGQFQELARVHGNLERCFLVYSERTGHSKGYGFAEYMKKDSASRARSELSGRRHGDRTLMAQWADANRLAADLLHSKCLHVDRLPADLRDSEELSRMFRGRHRPVFCQLAQNEDSHARGFAVLEYETAEQAEAVLMDMDRRTVRGQEVHVSLCPPGASGRSTLAALIAAQGTQLWSSRKGLLPEPSLAQLLSSMSTPAALQVLGMPYQNGKHRGKVSRPQGAPFLHHPLSTALIHLGKLQQQNTLLGNGIVLQRLLQMQLAQQQLLRIKDKHISAVPSLLGDPSRVLLQNLLGLQATASTAVGLGQGLPGGSPREISHDAVQVCGLGPALYPPARRTLGLPSSEQSGAPATEIQPTPPGFPTQSLTRGTSRSLACTPNLQKNLHSTRNSASTASVTCGQTSLLGEPPKDVKLPSNPYLDLASVLPGVVLQGAGGGKAQSVQPRAGIHDANRLSTDLTTDYTHQYSPQYSQEAVQPWYQHYQAQDYARTALEGAASEYGHERNQASSWMSTRSTQLAAGSLSCVDYSTYTQPVGQYYSQPHLIQAGAHTHHRDTSKEGNPLKTPHSGIPHSVSNGSHPGDSLPTYGCVPTAPAYVTARTSGPGSAVCPETGQTPSDWSQFFCNQTHGQKHDYSQLLVPSCMGQLSQNHDQDYSKKRWQ, from the exons atggctgctgcgtTCTCAGGACGACCACCGACCGTGTTCTCACTAATCAAGGAGTATTCATCTTTCCCGGTCTCTGATAGCCCAGAAACGCGACTGGCCGAGGACTCCGCGATTGACAAACGGTGCATGCGAGAGTTACCTGATTTGGAGCCAGGTGAAATCCAGAAAAGGCTCGAAGAAACTCACAGGGAACTGAGCAACAGGAGGAAGATCATCATTAAACACCTGCCTCAGGATATTACCAGCCAG GAGGTTCACGACATTTTGCGAGAGTATGAGCTGAAGTACTGTTATGTGGACAGGAACAAGGGAACAG CCTTTGTGACCCTGATGAACGGAGACCAGGCCCGGGACGCTATCCGCTCCCTGCACCAGACCCCCGTGCGCGGCAGGGAGATCACGGTGCAGCTGCAGTCCACCGACGCCCTGCTCTGCATCACTGGCCTGCCCCACACCTTCACCGCCGGGCAGTTCCAGGAGCTGGCGCGCGTCCACGGCAACCTGGAGCGCTGCTTCCTGGTGTACAGCGAGCGGACGGGCCACTCCAAGGGCTACGGCTTCGCAGAGTACATGAAGAAGGACTCGGCCTCCCGAGCACGCTCAGAGCTGTCGGGCCGTCGCCACGGAGACCGCACCCTCATGGCGCAGTGGGCCGATGCCAACCGATTGGCCGCCGACCTCCTCCACTCAAAGTGCCTCCACGTCGACCGGCTGCCCGCTGACCTGCGCGACAGCGAGGAgctttccagaatgttccgcGGCCGGCACAGGCCGGTTTTCTGCCAG TTGGCACAGAACGAGGACAGCCACGCCCGGGGTTTCGCAGTGCTGGAGTACGAGACGGCCGAGCAGGCGGAGGCTGTGCTGATGGACATGGACAGACGGACGGTCAGGGGCCAGGAGGTCCACGTGTCCCTCTGTCCTCCAGGGGCCTCGGGTAGGAGCACGCTGGCTGCTCTGATCGCCGCCCAGGGCACG CAGCTGTGGAGCAGTAGGAAAGGTCTGCTTCCAGAGCCCAGCCTGGCTCAGCTGCTGAGCAGCATGAGTACCCCTGCAGCCCTGCAGGTGCTGGGAATGCCCTATCAGAACGGCAAGCACAGAG GGAAAGTTAGCCGGCCACAGGGGGCGCCGTTTCTGCACCACCCTCTCTCCACAGCCCTCATCCATCTGGGCAAGCTACAGCAG CAGAACACCTTATTAGGAAACGGGATAGTTCTGCAGAGGCTTCTACAGATGCAGCTGGCCCAGCAACAGCTCCTACGCATCAAAGACAAACACATCAGTGCT GTGCCCAGCCTGCTTGGTGACCCTTCCAGAGTGTTGCTCCAGAATCTTTTGGGGTTGCAGGCCACGGCTTCCACAGCTGTGGGCCTGGGCCAGGGCCTACCAGGAGGCTCTCCCAGGG AAATCTCCCATGatgcagtgcaggtgtgtggccTGGGCCCTGCGCTATACCCCCCAGCCAGGCGAACCCTGGGCCTACCGAGCAGTGAGCAGAGTGGAGCCCCGGCGACTGAAATACAGCCCACACCGCCTGGGTTccccacacagagcctcacTCGGGGCACCAGCAGGTCTCTCGCATGTACCCCAAATCTGCAGAAAAACCTGCACAGCACCAGGAACAGCGCCTCCACTGCG AGTGTGACTTGTGGGCAGACATCGTTGCTGGGGGAGCCTCCCAAGGACGTGAAACTTCCCTCGAACCCGTATCTGGACCTGGCCAGTGTACTTCCTGGTGTAGTTCTACAAG GAGCTGGCGGCGGTAAAGCACAGAGCGTACAGCCGCGTGCCGGCATTCACGACGCTAACCGGCTCAGCACCGACCTCACCACTGACTACACCCACCAGTACAGTCCACAGTACTCGCAG GAAGCCGTGCAGCCATGGTACCAGCACTACCAAGCACAGGACTATGCCAGGACTGCACTGGAGGGTGCGGCCAGTGAATACGGCCACGAGCGTAACCAGGCAAGCTCATGGATGTCTACACGCTCAACACAGCTT GCAGCAGGTAGCCTGTCCTGTGTGGATTACAGcacctacacacagcctgtcgGTCAGTACTACTCTCAGCCACACCTGATACAGGCTGGAGCCCACACCCACCACAGGGACACAAGCAAG GAAGGCAATCCGTTAAAGACGCCCCACAGTGGAATACCACACTCTGTCAGTAATGGCAGCCACCCAGGGGACTCGCTGCCCACTTATGGCTGTGTACCCACCGCACCAGCGTACGTCACAGCGCGTACCTCCGGCCCTGGCTCTGCAGTCTGTCCCGAGACCGGACAGACGCCGTCCGACTGGAGCCAGTTTTTTTGT aACCAGACACACGGACAGAAGCACGATTACTCTCAGCTGCTTGTGCCATCCTGTATGGGCCAGCTCTCTCAGAACCATGACCAAGACTACTCTAAAAAGAGGTGGCAGTAG
- the LOC133128802 gene encoding ribonucleoprotein PTB-binding 2-like isoform X7: MAAAFSGRPPTVFSLIKEYSSFPVSDSPETRLAEDSAIDKRCMRELPDLEPGEIQKRLEETHRELSNRRKIIIKHLPQDITSQEVHDILREYELKYCYVDRNKGTAFVTLMNGDQARDAIRSLHQTPVRGREITVQLQSTDALLCITGLPHTFTAGQFQELARVHGNLERCFLVYSERTGHSKGYGFAEYMKKDSASRARSELSGRRHGDRTLMAQWADANRLAADLLHSKCLHVDRLPADLRDSEELSRMFRGRHRPVFCQLAQNEDSHARGFAVLEYETAEQAEAVLMDMDRRTVRGQEVHVSLCPPGASGRSTLAALIAAQGTLWSSRKGLLPEPSLAQLLSSMSTPAALQVLGMPYQNGKHRGKVSRPQGAPFLHHPLSTALIHLGKLQQQNTLLGNGIVLQRLLQMQLAQQQLLRIKDKHISAVPSLLGDPSRVLLQNLLGLQATASTAVGLGQGLPGGSPREISHDAVQVCGLGPALYPPARRTLGLPSSEQSGAPATEIQPTPPGFPTQSLTRGTSRSLACTPNLQKNLHSTRNSASTASVTCGQTSLLGEPPKDVKLPSNPYLDLASVLPGVVLQGAGGGKAQSVQPRAGIHDANRLSTDLTTDYTHQYSPQYSQEAVQPWYQHYQAQDYARTALEGAASEYGHERNQASSWMSTRSTQLAAGSLSCVDYSTYTQPVGQYYSQPHLIQAGAHTHHRDTSKEGNPLKTPHSGIPHSVSNGSHPGDSLPTYGCVPTAPAYVTARTSGPGSAVCPETGQTPSDWSQFFCNQTHGQKHDYSQLLVPSCMGQLSQNHDQDYSKKRWQ, from the exons atggctgctgcgtTCTCAGGACGACCACCGACCGTGTTCTCACTAATCAAGGAGTATTCATCTTTCCCGGTCTCTGATAGCCCAGAAACGCGACTGGCCGAGGACTCCGCGATTGACAAACGGTGCATGCGAGAGTTACCTGATTTGGAGCCAGGTGAAATCCAGAAAAGGCTCGAAGAAACTCACAGGGAACTGAGCAACAGGAGGAAGATCATCATTAAACACCTGCCTCAGGATATTACCAGCCAG GAGGTTCACGACATTTTGCGAGAGTATGAGCTGAAGTACTGTTATGTGGACAGGAACAAGGGAACAG CCTTTGTGACCCTGATGAACGGAGACCAGGCCCGGGACGCTATCCGCTCCCTGCACCAGACCCCCGTGCGCGGCAGGGAGATCACGGTGCAGCTGCAGTCCACCGACGCCCTGCTCTGCATCACTGGCCTGCCCCACACCTTCACCGCCGGGCAGTTCCAGGAGCTGGCGCGCGTCCACGGCAACCTGGAGCGCTGCTTCCTGGTGTACAGCGAGCGGACGGGCCACTCCAAGGGCTACGGCTTCGCAGAGTACATGAAGAAGGACTCGGCCTCCCGAGCACGCTCAGAGCTGTCGGGCCGTCGCCACGGAGACCGCACCCTCATGGCGCAGTGGGCCGATGCCAACCGATTGGCCGCCGACCTCCTCCACTCAAAGTGCCTCCACGTCGACCGGCTGCCCGCTGACCTGCGCGACAGCGAGGAgctttccagaatgttccgcGGCCGGCACAGGCCGGTTTTCTGCCAG TTGGCACAGAACGAGGACAGCCACGCCCGGGGTTTCGCAGTGCTGGAGTACGAGACGGCCGAGCAGGCGGAGGCTGTGCTGATGGACATGGACAGACGGACGGTCAGGGGCCAGGAGGTCCACGTGTCCCTCTGTCCTCCAGGGGCCTCGGGTAGGAGCACGCTGGCTGCTCTGATCGCCGCCCAGGGCACG CTGTGGAGCAGTAGGAAAGGTCTGCTTCCAGAGCCCAGCCTGGCTCAGCTGCTGAGCAGCATGAGTACCCCTGCAGCCCTGCAGGTGCTGGGAATGCCCTATCAGAACGGCAAGCACAGAG GGAAAGTTAGCCGGCCACAGGGGGCGCCGTTTCTGCACCACCCTCTCTCCACAGCCCTCATCCATCTGGGCAAGCTACAGCAG CAGAACACCTTATTAGGAAACGGGATAGTTCTGCAGAGGCTTCTACAGATGCAGCTGGCCCAGCAACAGCTCCTACGCATCAAAGACAAACACATCAGTGCT GTGCCCAGCCTGCTTGGTGACCCTTCCAGAGTGTTGCTCCAGAATCTTTTGGGGTTGCAGGCCACGGCTTCCACAGCTGTGGGCCTGGGCCAGGGCCTACCAGGAGGCTCTCCCAGGG AAATCTCCCATGatgcagtgcaggtgtgtggccTGGGCCCTGCGCTATACCCCCCAGCCAGGCGAACCCTGGGCCTACCGAGCAGTGAGCAGAGTGGAGCCCCGGCGACTGAAATACAGCCCACACCGCCTGGGTTccccacacagagcctcacTCGGGGCACCAGCAGGTCTCTCGCATGTACCCCAAATCTGCAGAAAAACCTGCACAGCACCAGGAACAGCGCCTCCACTGCG AGTGTGACTTGTGGGCAGACATCGTTGCTGGGGGAGCCTCCCAAGGACGTGAAACTTCCCTCGAACCCGTATCTGGACCTGGCCAGTGTACTTCCTGGTGTAGTTCTACAAG GAGCTGGCGGCGGTAAAGCACAGAGCGTACAGCCGCGTGCCGGCATTCACGACGCTAACCGGCTCAGCACCGACCTCACCACTGACTACACCCACCAGTACAGTCCACAGTACTCGCAG GAAGCCGTGCAGCCATGGTACCAGCACTACCAAGCACAGGACTATGCCAGGACTGCACTGGAGGGTGCGGCCAGTGAATACGGCCACGAGCGTAACCAGGCAAGCTCATGGATGTCTACACGCTCAACACAGCTT GCAGCAGGTAGCCTGTCCTGTGTGGATTACAGcacctacacacagcctgtcgGTCAGTACTACTCTCAGCCACACCTGATACAGGCTGGAGCCCACACCCACCACAGGGACACAAGCAAG GAAGGCAATCCGTTAAAGACGCCCCACAGTGGAATACCACACTCTGTCAGTAATGGCAGCCACCCAGGGGACTCGCTGCCCACTTATGGCTGTGTACCCACCGCACCAGCGTACGTCACAGCGCGTACCTCCGGCCCTGGCTCTGCAGTCTGTCCCGAGACCGGACAGACGCCGTCCGACTGGAGCCAGTTTTTTTGT aACCAGACACACGGACAGAAGCACGATTACTCTCAGCTGCTTGTGCCATCCTGTATGGGCCAGCTCTCTCAGAACCATGACCAAGACTACTCTAAAAAGAGGTGGCAGTAG
- the LOC133128802 gene encoding ribonucleoprotein PTB-binding 2-like isoform X8, translating to MAAAFSGRPPTVFSLIKEYSSFPVSDSPETRLAEDSAIDKRCMRELPDLEPGEIQKRLEETHRELSNRRKIIIKHLPQDITSQEVHDILREYELKYCYVDRNKGTAFVTLMNGDQARDAIRSLHQTPVRGREITVQLQSTDALLCITGLPHTFTAGQFQELARVHGNLERCFLVYSERTGHSKGYGFAEYMKKDSASRARSELSGRRHGDRTLMAQWADANRLAADLLHSKCLHVDRLPADLRDSEELSRMFRGRHRPVFCQLAQNEDSHARGFAVLEYETAEQAEAVLMDMDRRTVRGQEVHVSLCPPGASGRSTLAALIAAQGTLWSSRKGLLPEPSLAQLLSSMSTPAALQVLGMPYQNGKHRGKVSRPQGAPFLHHPLSTALIHLGKLQQNTLLGNGIVLQRLLQMQLAQQQLLRIKDKHISAVPSLLGDPSRVLLQNLLGLQATASTAVGLGQGLPGGSPREISHDAVQVCGLGPALYPPARRTLGLPSSEQSGAPATEIQPTPPGFPTQSLTRGTSRSLACTPNLQKNLHSTRNSASTASVTCGQTSLLGEPPKDVKLPSNPYLDLASVLPGVVLQGAGGGKAQSVQPRAGIHDANRLSTDLTTDYTHQYSPQYSQEAVQPWYQHYQAQDYARTALEGAASEYGHERNQASSWMSTRSTQLAAGSLSCVDYSTYTQPVGQYYSQPHLIQAGAHTHHRDTSKEGNPLKTPHSGIPHSVSNGSHPGDSLPTYGCVPTAPAYVTARTSGPGSAVCPETGQTPSDWSQFFCNQTHGQKHDYSQLLVPSCMGQLSQNHDQDYSKKRWQ from the exons atggctgctgcgtTCTCAGGACGACCACCGACCGTGTTCTCACTAATCAAGGAGTATTCATCTTTCCCGGTCTCTGATAGCCCAGAAACGCGACTGGCCGAGGACTCCGCGATTGACAAACGGTGCATGCGAGAGTTACCTGATTTGGAGCCAGGTGAAATCCAGAAAAGGCTCGAAGAAACTCACAGGGAACTGAGCAACAGGAGGAAGATCATCATTAAACACCTGCCTCAGGATATTACCAGCCAG GAGGTTCACGACATTTTGCGAGAGTATGAGCTGAAGTACTGTTATGTGGACAGGAACAAGGGAACAG CCTTTGTGACCCTGATGAACGGAGACCAGGCCCGGGACGCTATCCGCTCCCTGCACCAGACCCCCGTGCGCGGCAGGGAGATCACGGTGCAGCTGCAGTCCACCGACGCCCTGCTCTGCATCACTGGCCTGCCCCACACCTTCACCGCCGGGCAGTTCCAGGAGCTGGCGCGCGTCCACGGCAACCTGGAGCGCTGCTTCCTGGTGTACAGCGAGCGGACGGGCCACTCCAAGGGCTACGGCTTCGCAGAGTACATGAAGAAGGACTCGGCCTCCCGAGCACGCTCAGAGCTGTCGGGCCGTCGCCACGGAGACCGCACCCTCATGGCGCAGTGGGCCGATGCCAACCGATTGGCCGCCGACCTCCTCCACTCAAAGTGCCTCCACGTCGACCGGCTGCCCGCTGACCTGCGCGACAGCGAGGAgctttccagaatgttccgcGGCCGGCACAGGCCGGTTTTCTGCCAG TTGGCACAGAACGAGGACAGCCACGCCCGGGGTTTCGCAGTGCTGGAGTACGAGACGGCCGAGCAGGCGGAGGCTGTGCTGATGGACATGGACAGACGGACGGTCAGGGGCCAGGAGGTCCACGTGTCCCTCTGTCCTCCAGGGGCCTCGGGTAGGAGCACGCTGGCTGCTCTGATCGCCGCCCAGGGCACG CTGTGGAGCAGTAGGAAAGGTCTGCTTCCAGAGCCCAGCCTGGCTCAGCTGCTGAGCAGCATGAGTACCCCTGCAGCCCTGCAGGTGCTGGGAATGCCCTATCAGAACGGCAAGCACAGAG GGAAAGTTAGCCGGCCACAGGGGGCGCCGTTTCTGCACCACCCTCTCTCCACAGCCCTCATCCATCTGGGCAAGCTACAGCAG AACACCTTATTAGGAAACGGGATAGTTCTGCAGAGGCTTCTACAGATGCAGCTGGCCCAGCAACAGCTCCTACGCATCAAAGACAAACACATCAGTGCT GTGCCCAGCCTGCTTGGTGACCCTTCCAGAGTGTTGCTCCAGAATCTTTTGGGGTTGCAGGCCACGGCTTCCACAGCTGTGGGCCTGGGCCAGGGCCTACCAGGAGGCTCTCCCAGGG AAATCTCCCATGatgcagtgcaggtgtgtggccTGGGCCCTGCGCTATACCCCCCAGCCAGGCGAACCCTGGGCCTACCGAGCAGTGAGCAGAGTGGAGCCCCGGCGACTGAAATACAGCCCACACCGCCTGGGTTccccacacagagcctcacTCGGGGCACCAGCAGGTCTCTCGCATGTACCCCAAATCTGCAGAAAAACCTGCACAGCACCAGGAACAGCGCCTCCACTGCG AGTGTGACTTGTGGGCAGACATCGTTGCTGGGGGAGCCTCCCAAGGACGTGAAACTTCCCTCGAACCCGTATCTGGACCTGGCCAGTGTACTTCCTGGTGTAGTTCTACAAG GAGCTGGCGGCGGTAAAGCACAGAGCGTACAGCCGCGTGCCGGCATTCACGACGCTAACCGGCTCAGCACCGACCTCACCACTGACTACACCCACCAGTACAGTCCACAGTACTCGCAG GAAGCCGTGCAGCCATGGTACCAGCACTACCAAGCACAGGACTATGCCAGGACTGCACTGGAGGGTGCGGCCAGTGAATACGGCCACGAGCGTAACCAGGCAAGCTCATGGATGTCTACACGCTCAACACAGCTT GCAGCAGGTAGCCTGTCCTGTGTGGATTACAGcacctacacacagcctgtcgGTCAGTACTACTCTCAGCCACACCTGATACAGGCTGGAGCCCACACCCACCACAGGGACACAAGCAAG GAAGGCAATCCGTTAAAGACGCCCCACAGTGGAATACCACACTCTGTCAGTAATGGCAGCCACCCAGGGGACTCGCTGCCCACTTATGGCTGTGTACCCACCGCACCAGCGTACGTCACAGCGCGTACCTCCGGCCCTGGCTCTGCAGTCTGTCCCGAGACCGGACAGACGCCGTCCGACTGGAGCCAGTTTTTTTGT aACCAGACACACGGACAGAAGCACGATTACTCTCAGCTGCTTGTGCCATCCTGTATGGGCCAGCTCTCTCAGAACCATGACCAAGACTACTCTAAAAAGAGGTGGCAGTAG